The Geobacillus genomosp. 3 genome segment CCATTCTTTATACATGACATTTTTTCCAATGGAGATATTTTTATACAAGACAACCAAAATAAAAAAACGCCTGAACCATTCGATTCAGACGTTTTCTTCTTGAACAACCGCCTCTTCCCTTGCGGATCGCCGGCGCTCTTCCCTAGACGATGGTCTCATAAACGAGCGGCGGCGGGACAACCGGCCGCGGCGAAAGCCGAATGGCGGCCGCCAGTTTTTCTTCCACTTTACGCACATCTGGCCGGTTGCTGTGAATCGTGGCGAACGCCTCGCCTTTTCGCACACGGTCGCCCACCTTCTTATGGAGCACGATTCCGACCGCCAAGTCGATCGCGTCCTCTTTTTTCGCCCGTCCGGCGCCAAGCCACATGGCGGCGGTGCCCACTTCATCTGCAACAATCCCGGCAACATAACCATCCTCACCGGCTGTAACGGGATGCGTATACGCCGCTTGCGGCAGTTTGTCCGGGTCGTCGGCGACCGACGGATCGCCGCCTTGAGCCGCCAAAAACGTTTTGAACGCCGCGATGGCGGATCCATCATCGATCGCCTGCTCAAGCAGGCGGCGCGCCTCATCAAGCGACGGCGCCTGCTTCGCCAAGTAAACCATATGGCTGCCGAGCGTCAAACAAAGTTCCGTTAAATCGTGCGGACCGTTTCCTTTCAACGTAGCGATCGCCTCTTTTACTTCCAGGGCGTTGCCGACCGCATAGCCGAGCGGCTGACTCATATCGGAAATGACCGCCATCGTCTGCCGTCCAACGCGCTTGCCGATATCGACCATCGCCTGGGCGAGCTGGCGCGCTTCGGCGAGTTCTTTCATAAACGCCCCGGCGCCCGTTTTCACGTCCAAGACGATGGCATCAGCTCCAGCGGCGATTTTTTTGCTCATGATCGACGAAGCAATAAGCGGGATGCTGTTGACGGTTGCGGTTACATCGCGGAGCGCATACAACTTTTTGTCAGCCGGCGTCAAGTCGCCGGTTTGGCCGATAATGGCAATCTTATTTTCATTGACAAGCCGAAGAAATTCATCTTTGCTGATTTCGACGTGAAAGCCGGGCACGGACTCGAGCTTGTCGATCGTGCCGCCCGTATGGCCGAGACCGCGCCCGGACATTTTCGCCACCGGCACGCCGACCGAAGCGACAAGAGGACCTAACACGAGCGTCGTCGTGTCGCCGACGCCGCCGGTCGAATGTTTGTCAACTTTCACACCGCGGATGCTTGATAAGTCGATGACCTCACCGGAATGAACCATCGCCATCGTCAGCGCGGCCGTTTCTTCCTTGGTCATGCCGCGAAAGTAAATCGCCATCGCGAGCGCGCTCATTTGGTAATCCGGAATATCCCCGTCCGTATACCCGCGGATGATCCATTCAATTTCTTCGTTCGTCAGTGCCGCTCCGTCACGCTTTTTGGCAATCAAATCGACCATTCTCATCCCGATCACCTTTTCTCCTTATTTCGCCAGTTCGGCCACAACCGCTTTAATGAGCCGCAAAAAGTCGGCCTTCACCCTCTCAGCCGTTTCGACGACTTCATCATGATGAAGTGGGGCGTCAGTCATGCCGGCCGCTAGATTGGAAATGCACGAAATGCCAAGCACCTCCATGCCGGCATGGCGGGCGACAATCACTTCCGGGACGGTTGACATGCCGACCGCATCGCCGCCAAGCCCACGAACCATGCGAATTTCCGCCGGCGTTTCGTACGATGGGCCGGTATTGGCAACGTACACCCCTTCATGCACACGAATGCCAAGCTTGGCTGCTGATTCTTTGGCGAGCCGGCGCAAGCGCCGGCTGTACGCTTCAGTCATGTCCGGAAAACGCGGGCCGAGCTCCGGGTCGTTCGGGCCGATGAGCGGGTTTGTGCCAAGCAAGTTAATATGATCAGAAATAATCATCAAATCGCCCGGGCGAAACTGTTCGTTCACACCGCCGGCAGCGTTCGTCACGATCAATTCACGGACGCCGATCGCCTTCATCACCCGGACCGGAAACGTCACTTCGCGGAGCGAATATCCTTCATAATAATGGAACCGTCCTTGCATGGCAACGACTGTCGCTCCTTCGAGCCGGCCGTACACGAGCCGGCCGGCGTGCCCTTCAACGGTTGACACCGGAAATCCGGGAATATCCTCATACGGAATGCGGACCGCCTCTTCGATTTCATCGGCGAGCACGCCCAATCCTGAGCCGAGAATCAAGCCGATACCGGGCGGCGCCGGCATACGCCGGCGCAAATCATCCGCTGCTTTTTCAATCGCCTGTCGATCCATTCCTCTTCTCCCTCCTTATATGTTCATCGCAGAATAGCGGCGATTCACTGCTGCGCCAATTCCGTTAAAAAACTTGTTCCGTACGGCGGCATGTGGACGCGAAAATTATCGGCGATCGTGGCCCCTACATCGGCAAACGTCTCGCGGATCGGGAGCGGCTTTCCGCCTTGAAAGCGCGGGCTGTATACTAAAAGCGGCACGTATTCACGCGTATGATCCGTCCCGTGGTGCACCGGATCATTGCCATGGTCAGCTGTAATGATCAACAAATCATCCGCCGTCAGCCGCGGCAGCACCTCAGCAAGCCGGGTGTCAAACTCTTCAAGCGCATCGCCATATCCTTGCGGGTCGCGACGATGACCGTATTTGGCATCAAAGTCGACGAGATTGACAAAACTGAGCCCGGTAAAGTCCATGCTGAGCGTATCGATGAGCTTATCCATGCCGTCCATATTGGACGCCGTCCGCAACGACTGTGTCACCCCTTCATTGTCGTAAATATCGGCAATTTTCCCGATGGCGATCACATCATAGCCCGCATCTTTTAATTCATTCATCACCGTGCGCCCGAACGGCTTAAGTGCATAGTCGTGCCGGTTCGCCGTCCGCTCAAAACGGCCCGGCGTCCCGATGAACGGCCGGGCGATGACGCGTCCGACCATGTACGGCTCATCGCGCGTCAGCTCGCGGGCGATTTCGCAAATGCGGTACAGCTCCTCAAGCGGCACGACGTCTTCATGGGCGGCGATTTGCAAGACGGAGTCAGCTGATGTATAGACGATGATCGCCCCCGTTTTCATATGTTCTTCGCCTAACTCTTCAATGATCGCTGTCCCGCTTGCCGGTTTGTTGCCGATCACGTTCCGCCCGGTGCGCCGTTCAAGTTCAGCAATCAGTTCGCGCGGAAACCCGTCCGGAAAGACGCGGAACGGCTTGTCGATGCGAAGGCCCATTAATTCCCAATGGCCGGTCATCGTGTCTTTGCCGGCGGATGCCTCTTTCATTTTTGTATAGTAGGCGAGCGGATCGTTCACTTTCGGCACCCCTGGAATCTCACGAATATGACTCAGGCCGAGTTTGGCCATATTCGGCATGTGCAAGCCGCCGCGGTATTCGGCGATATGCCCGAGCGTATCCGCCCCTTTGTCGTTATAGTTCTCAGCATCAGGCGCTTCGCCGATGCCGACGGAATCGAGCACAATTAAAAATACGCGCCGGTATGTGGACTTCACCTTCATTCCTCCCGCCTGAAGTGAAAATAGAGTCTCTTCCTATCGTTCCCATATTTTCGGCAAAACACGCCCTTGTTGCATTGGTCAGAAGTCTGACAACCAAATCAATAGGACCGCGCCTAGCGGACAGCGGCCGCCGCGGCTAGGCGCGCGGATGATACTGGTTATATACGTCTTTGAGACGCGTTTTCGTCACATGCGTATATATTTGCGTCGTCGAAATGTCGGCATGCCCCAGCAGCTCTTGGACGGCGCGCAAATCGGCACCGTTCTCAAGCAGATGGGTCGCAAACGAATGCCGGAGCGTGTGAGGCGTCAGCTCTTTTTCAATGCCCGCTTCTTTGGCAAGCCGTTTTAAAATTTTCCAAAACCCTTGCCTCGTCAGACGCTGGCCGTAATGGTTCAAAAATAGCGCCTCCGCCGCCCGCCTGCGCGGATCGGCCAACTGCGGACGCCCGTGCTCCAAATAGCCAGTAAGCGCTTCAACCGCCATCCGGCCGAGTGGGACGATCCGCTCTTTTCGCCCTTTCCCATAGCAGCGAACAAACCCCATTGTCAAATGCACGTCGCCTAAGTTGAGCTGCACCAGTTCGCTGACGCGCATACCGGTCGCATACAGCAGCTCGAGCATCGCCTTATCGCGCAAACCGAACGGTGTATTTGTCTGCGGCGCCGATAAGAGCGCTTCGACTTCTTCGACGGATAACACTTTCGGCAGCGTCCGCTCAAACTGCGGCGTTTCGATATGAACGGCCGGATCTTGCGCCGCCATTTTCTCCCGCAGCAAAAACTGGTGGAACGAACGGATCGATGCCAAATGGCGGGCAATCGTCCGCGCCGACTGCCCTTGTTCACTTAAAAACTTTAAAAAATGGAGAATGTGCAGGCGCTCGACTTCGCCCCACGCCCCAAGCCGCTCGACTTGGCGCAAGTAGCGGACATATTTCTTTAAATCCCGTTCATACGAAATGATCGTATTGTGCGCCAAATTCCGCTCCACCGTCAAATAGTGCAGAAAATCTTTTAATTCATGTTCCAATGTTCTCTACTCCCCGTCGCGATAAAAAAATAGTAGCCGGTTGAGCCAGTCCGGAGGCGCGCTTTCATTCGTCGACACTTTAACCGCCGATCCTCCCGGTTCATCATATCGATGATAATACTCGTACTCGCGATTAAACCATACAAGACTATAATAAAATAAAATGGTGCATCCCGTAAACAAAAGAAATACTTTCACCATTTGCCAAACGGTTTTCATGGCACCCTCCCCATCGGCTGCTTGCCCACTTGCTAGTATGAGGATATGCCATTTGTTTGCCTATTTATACGCAAAAAAACCTTTCCCACTGGAAAAGGTTTTTATTTTTCTTCATGTTTTTGCTGGCAGCGGTGGCAAATGCCATGGAACGTCAGGCGGTGGTCTTTAATTTTAAACTTCCATTCCCGTTCGACAATGGCTTCGACGTCCTCAAGCAAATCTTCTTGAATTTCCGCCACCGATCCGCACTCGAGGCAAACAAGATGATGATGGAAATGGGCCGCCCCTTCTTTGCGGAGGTCGTAGCGCGATACCCCGTCCCCGAAATTAATTTTATCGACAATTTTCAGCTCAGTCAGCAACTCAAGCGTCCGATAAACGGTCGCGAGCCCGATCTCTGGGGATTTTTCTTTCACGAGGAGGTAGACATCTTCAGCGCTTAAATGGTCTTCTTCATGTTCAAGCAGGACTCTTACCGTCGCTTCCCGCTGCGGCGTCAGCTTATAGCCGGCCGAGTGCAGCTGCTTTTTAATTCGTTCCACACGATCTTCCATATTTTCATTCCTCCCTCGCCATTCACCTCCCATTATAACAAATGTGCGAGGGAAGTATCAAAGTAAAATGACTATTACAATAGAACAATATTGATTATTATATAATAATGATTATGAAATCAATCACCCATTTGACCGCCTGCTTCATCAACACCGGTGACAAATACGCCTCGACCGCCGACGAAACGAGCAGCCCCGCGGCAATCGCCACCATCACCGCGGCATAGCGCATCACCATCGGGAATACCGGCTCATGCGGCCGCTTCATAAACTGGTTGCGCACCATATACAAGGAAAACGAAATCGAAATCACGCCCATCACAATCATCAGCGGAATGACGATCAAGTTTTGCGGCATGACGGATACAAATGACAATAAAAATCCTTTCCAGCTCATTTGATTGACCAAAAAACCAACCGTAAAGCCGACGACAACACCTTTTAAAAACAATAAAACAAAAATGATCGGCAAGCCGATAACGGAAATGCCAAGCACCCACATTAAGGCGGTATATTTGATGTTATGCATATAGCTTTGACGAAACATATCATGGGCGCTCGCCAAATTGTCTTTCGATACTTGTCCAAAAAATTGCGTCAAGTAATAGTACAAGTCTTGTTTTTGGCTAAAGCCGAGGCTATTGACGACAATGGCGCCAAAAATAACGCCCATTAAAAACAGGACGATAACAAATACGTATAGTGAGGCGTGTTCGCGCAAGTGAATGGCGACGGCCGATTTCAACGGATGGATTCTCATCGTGCTTCGTCCTCCCATTGGTCTCTTAGTAGATTGTATGTCCATCCGCTTCGGATATGACTGTTTTTCAAAAAAGCAAGGGGGCCCACCGGCCCCCCTGCTTTCCATCACTATCACTCCGCCTGTGCGTAACCATAAAACGCCCCTTTGCGGAACAAGGCCTCCCCCCAACTTTTTCTTGCCAGTCATCCCCTCACTTTTCCATATTTCCCGCCGCCGCCGGCTTCGATGGCGAGCGCACCGCTGCGGGCAAGAACGATCAGCCGGGCGAGCTTTTCCCCGACCGTCTCGGCAAGTTCCTCTTCCGCTGCTTCATGCAGCACATGCATTTCCGTACCGAAACGGTCAAGCAGTTTTTCGTACGCTTTCGGACCGAGGCCGGGGATAAATTCAAGCGGCACTTGATAGATGTATGGCGGCCGCTTCGGCCCACGTTCCGCTGTTTTCAATTCCTCAAGCCGCTCAAACACTCCTTTAATGAAGCGGCGATGTCCGCATGACGGACAGCGCTCGGCATCCGGCGCCACCGGCGTCAGGCAGCGTTCACACACTGTCCGGTGATACTTGCCAAGCTTCGGATTCAAGCCATAATTCGCCGCGATGGCCCTCCCGTCTTCACCGCGAAACGCTTTTGCCAACTCGGCAAACGTCGGGGCGGCCAGCCGCACTTGTTCATATTCGCGGGCGATCTTCCGCAACGAATGGGCGTCCGAATTCGTCAAATACGGATAGCGGTGCAACTCGGCGATTTGGTCGGCCATAGCTGTATCAGCGCTCAGCCCAAGCTCGACAGCATCGATCCGATCCGGGTCGAACACTTCCGTTAAACTGCGCTCCACCCCTTTTCCGTACAAACTTTTAAACGGCGTGAACGCATGCGCCGGAATGAACCAACCGCCCTGCTCTTTCACCGCCGTCTGCAACTCGCGCCCCGAAGCGTAAATACGCTGCGAGCTGAGTGTCACGTTTTTCACCCGTTCGCCAAGCCAGGTCGAAAAGAAGCGCATCGCCCGGACAGTCGGCAAAAAAACAAGGACGTGAATCGGCCCGCGGCAACGGTCATCGTACACTTCGATCTCACTGCCCAATAGCAACGTCACTTTCCCCGTGCTGACGCCCCCCTCATTATGTTCGCGCCATCCATGTTCATCCATCGCCCGCTCGAGTTCGTCAAGCACTTCCGGCACATGACTGTCAATGACACCGACCAAATCGATCCCTTTCACATGCGCCGCTTCATGCAAAATGTTTTCAAGCGTCAACGTCCGCGCCCCGGTAATTTTCACCGGACGGCCGGAGGCGGTCCGGCCGATGTGAATATGTAAATCGGCATAGTAACGGCCGAGGGCGCCCCCGTTTTTTTTATTCGGCATTTTGTTCCCCCAGCGCGCGCCGCAACTGCAAATATTGCAAGGCGTA includes the following:
- the xerD gene encoding site-specific tyrosine recombinase XerD, giving the protein MEHELKDFLHYLTVERNLAHNTIISYERDLKKYVRYLRQVERLGAWGEVERLHILHFLKFLSEQGQSARTIARHLASIRSFHQFLLREKMAAQDPAVHIETPQFERTLPKVLSVEEVEALLSAPQTNTPFGLRDKAMLELLYATGMRVSELVQLNLGDVHLTMGFVRCYGKGRKERIVPLGRMAVEALTGYLEHGRPQLADPRRRAAEALFLNHYGQRLTRQGFWKILKRLAKEAGIEKELTPHTLRHSFATHLLENGADLRAVQELLGHADISTTQIYTHVTKTRLKDVYNQYHPRA
- a CDS encoding Fur family transcriptional regulator gives rise to the protein MEDRVERIKKQLHSAGYKLTPQREATVRVLLEHEEDHLSAEDVYLLVKEKSPEIGLATVYRTLELLTELKIVDKINFGDGVSRYDLRKEGAAHFHHHLVCLECGSVAEIQEDLLEDVEAIVEREWKFKIKDHRLTFHGICHRCQQKHEEK
- a CDS encoding endonuclease Q family protein, with translation MPNKKNGGALGRYYADLHIHIGRTASGRPVKITGARTLTLENILHEAAHVKGIDLVGVIDSHVPEVLDELERAMDEHGWREHNEGGVSTGKVTLLLGSEIEVYDDRCRGPIHVLVFLPTVRAMRFFSTWLGERVKNVTLSSQRIYASGRELQTAVKEQGGWFIPAHAFTPFKSLYGKGVERSLTEVFDPDRIDAVELGLSADTAMADQIAELHRYPYLTNSDAHSLRKIAREYEQVRLAAPTFAELAKAFRGEDGRAIAANYGLNPKLGKYHRTVCERCLTPVAPDAERCPSCGHRRFIKGVFERLEELKTAERGPKRPPYIYQVPLEFIPGLGPKAYEKLLDRFGTEMHVLHEAAEEELAETVGEKLARLIVLARSGALAIEAGGGGKYGKVRG
- a CDS encoding purine-nucleoside phosphorylase, giving the protein MDRQAIEKAADDLRRRMPAPPGIGLILGSGLGVLADEIEEAVRIPYEDIPGFPVSTVEGHAGRLVYGRLEGATVVAMQGRFHYYEGYSLREVTFPVRVMKAIGVRELIVTNAAGGVNEQFRPGDLMIISDHINLLGTNPLIGPNDPELGPRFPDMTEAYSRRLRRLAKESAAKLGIRVHEGVYVANTGPSYETPAEIRMVRGLGGDAVGMSTVPEVIVARHAGMEVLGISCISNLAAGMTDAPLHHDEVVETAERVKADFLRLIKAVVAELAK
- a CDS encoding YqzK family protein; protein product: MKTVWQMVKVFLLFTGCTILFYYSLVWFNREYEYYHRYDEPGGSAVKVSTNESAPPDWLNRLLFFYRDGE
- the spoIIM gene encoding stage II sporulation protein M; translated protein: MRIHPLKSAVAIHLREHASLYVFVIVLFLMGVIFGAIVVNSLGFSQKQDLYYYLTQFFGQVSKDNLASAHDMFRQSYMHNIKYTALMWVLGISVIGLPIIFVLLFLKGVVVGFTVGFLVNQMSWKGFLLSFVSVMPQNLIVIPLMIVMGVISISFSLYMVRNQFMKRPHEPVFPMVMRYAAVMVAIAAGLLVSSAVEAYLSPVLMKQAVKWVIDFIIIII
- a CDS encoding pyrimidine-nucleoside phosphorylase is translated as MRMVDLIAKKRDGAALTNEEIEWIIRGYTDGDIPDYQMSALAMAIYFRGMTKEETAALTMAMVHSGEVIDLSSIRGVKVDKHSTGGVGDTTTLVLGPLVASVGVPVAKMSGRGLGHTGGTIDKLESVPGFHVEISKDEFLRLVNENKIAIIGQTGDLTPADKKLYALRDVTATVNSIPLIASSIMSKKIAAGADAIVLDVKTGAGAFMKELAEARQLAQAMVDIGKRVGRQTMAVISDMSQPLGYAVGNALEVKEAIATLKGNGPHDLTELCLTLGSHMVYLAKQAPSLDEARRLLEQAIDDGSAIAAFKTFLAAQGGDPSVADDPDKLPQAAYTHPVTAGEDGYVAGIVADEVGTAAMWLGAGRAKKEDAIDLAVGIVLHKKVGDRVRKGEAFATIHSNRPDVRKVEEKLAAAIRLSPRPVVPPPLVYETIV
- the deoB gene encoding phosphopentomutase; the encoded protein is MKVKSTYRRVFLIVLDSVGIGEAPDAENYNDKGADTLGHIAEYRGGLHMPNMAKLGLSHIREIPGVPKVNDPLAYYTKMKEASAGKDTMTGHWELMGLRIDKPFRVFPDGFPRELIAELERRTGRNVIGNKPASGTAIIEELGEEHMKTGAIIVYTSADSVLQIAAHEDVVPLEELYRICEIARELTRDEPYMVGRVIARPFIGTPGRFERTANRHDYALKPFGRTVMNELKDAGYDVIAIGKIADIYDNEGVTQSLRTASNMDGMDKLIDTLSMDFTGLSFVNLVDFDAKYGHRRDPQGYGDALEEFDTRLAEVLPRLTADDLLIITADHGNDPVHHGTDHTREYVPLLVYSPRFQGGKPLPIRETFADVGATIADNFRVHMPPYGTSFLTELAQQ